Genomic DNA from Danaus plexippus chromosome 16 unlocalized genomic scaffold, MEX_DaPlex mxdp_23, whole genome shotgun sequence:
TAAAgatattatgtaacatttatttttaaatcatatttgttGCACAATTCAAATGTTTATGATTTATGtttgaacaaaatttatatatatatataaattgataaaaaagaaatacttggtaaattttcatttaaagatatatatatttccattcAAATCATCAGAGACttctaaatgtatattatgttaataaaatttcatcataACAATAACCCAGTGTATGTGTCTATAAgagaaatgtaaataaaaattttctttaaagaaaacagtaaaaaatatatatatcagtgttctcattaataatttaaataagttatcaaCATACTAGCTGTTCGTCAgcataaagaaaaaacataacacactgaaaaaacttttaagggtgttaatgtttaattttaggaTTTGGATAAAATGTAGGCTAAGTTACTCCTTGTTAAATTTGCTACCTACCACTAAAAGTCccgtcaaaatcggtccagccatttcagagattagctgcaacaaacagacaaacattGTGAACAATGTTATTatggtatatgtatatatactcatgtgcatgtaacaaaaaactattttaatattaccaaaAGAcactcaaattttatttatatgtatatattaaaagtatataaattgcaGGTATTGGTGGCCGTTCTTTGTGGTTCTTTTCTATGTGCTATGTCCCATACCAACAATGATTGCAAGACGTCACACCGACAGCGCCGGTGGTACAAATTCACCATGTATGGAAACagctatttttataaccatGGGGATCCTTGTCAGTTCATTTGCCCTGCCGATAGTGCTGGCTAGAACTGGCGCGgtgagttataaaaaataatataaaatatttgactgaAAAGTCagcagaatataatattatagagatGACAAATGACTTCCATAAATAATCAtgaaaaaaacctttaaaaccAAACTGAAACAAGCTAgaattaactattaaaacattattatggaaattgaataatatcaGATATTTCCTTTATCTTATCTGTTGAATAGGACCAAAACACTTAgacataagtttttataattaaacttaaacctgggatatgtaattttaatctcAATGTATatgattgaataataaatagctCGATTGTTCTAACTGTCTCAAATATAGGaacaaaaactgttttaactTGACACCATCATATAGTTTTCTccatacctatatatatatatgtgattttaattcattttccaGATCATGTGGGGTGCTTGTTACCTGACCTTGGCCGGgaatgttattgtttatttgactATTTTAGGTTTCTTCACAATCTTTGATATGGATGATTCGGACTATGCGATGTGGTGAGAGATCTAAATATTGTCTGTGACAATAATGAGAACGATCTATGTATAAGTAATGTTGTGGTTATGTCCACCCGTACGTAATTAAGTCTGATATATTGatactgatattttttattgaaattattgtgTTTTGATTATATGAACGGTTTATGTTTTGCTTTCATTGTTCCGAGTCGGATATGTAGACTGGCATCATATATGTAAtctttaaatagttaaattatgTCGTCTTTATTTAAGTCTATACTAACTCACTGGCTGGTTTTAGAATACTTAATTAAgtgtaaaagaaatataaaggtatatttgtatttttttacatgtgTAGATggttcattctattaacataaataatatattaatttataactacaaTACTGTTTTCATCTTACTATAGCTAAGTACATATTCAAAtgcaaaacaataattatctcaattaataatcattatttaaaatttatattagaaaaattatagcaTATGTTCATTATTCCTTTTTGAACtggtaaaaatacataaaagcattgttttttttaaagatgacaatattttcaatacaatgCATGTATGTCCCGTCGCTGATGTATAAGATTTGTGTGTACTTTCTCATATAGATCACATGAAAGTAGGatcatttaaacaatatgtttttGCCAtccttatatatttgattgaattccaatttcaaaattgCGACAAATAAAGCGTGCTTTTCACACACTTActgaaatttttgttattttttaattatagaaatgtTGACTgctgaaatgtttatttgtaacttTCATCCACGTGAAAGTACAAAAATTATGctattattttgaaagtatatgattaaaatttggataaatatattttttttgtcactgaaaatagtaaaatttgaCACCAATATTGCTAACATGGTACATAGTTACATTCCTGCGATGtatagtgtaaataatatgttaaatttagtAATACCGGTCACAATAAAATGTCACTACCTGCTTTATGgactcttttatttttatgcctTTTAGATATCAATTGGttcaatactaaaaatatttgtacaatattattatagatgaATCTACTTTTTGATCCGAAATACTAATTACTTGtccatttcattttattttatttttcaataaaatatttttttttgagataatttatttaacagtacctatttaaaaaataaaaatagttcttTAAGAACTTGAGCTTGAATAAGTCGCCAGAGGATTTAAGGACAAAACACTAGTCAAAAGGTAAAACGACATGGTTCGatgatttttaaagaaaaacaataccAACTTATAATTCTTTTAGCGGACTGACGATTACACACGGAgggaatttttttaatgtaaatactagtttttgcccgcgacttcgtctgctTTCGTTTcagaattagaaatgtatagctgACCGGGCGAACTCTATTCCTCCTTAAAGACGGTagataagaaaattttgaatttgatcaactttttttttcttttacaatcgGATGAAAAGTATCCTGTGTCCTTTCCTTTGCCCTAGGCTATCTTTCCTCCAATTTCCAGCCAAACCCGTACAGCCGTTCTGGATTTATAAATAGCGTAACTAACacgactttcttttatatataaaagatatatttaaatgtatttgtacattaaaattagcttttactaaattatattttaagaaaagcGTGAGTTGTTattgtattatgaaatatgaatgaaaggtgttttgttaagtttttatttctcctgaatttttactgtaaatattatgaacgGAACGTGGTGTGACTCACAAACTGCATCTGACATCTTAACGTGTTTGACATTTTCATGTTGTTCTCCCACGTCAAAACTGTGAGAGTTTGCCGCacccatataaatattttatatatctgaagtaaatagtattttataaaaatggatAATAATTTACCAGCTTGTGTTATAGATGTGGGAACTGGGTACACAAAATTAGGTTTCGCTGGTAACAAGGAACCACAGTTTATCATCCCGTCAGCCATAGCGATAAAAGAAACTGCTAAAGTTGGTGATCAAAGTACTAGACGTATGACTAAGGCAGTGGAGgatt
This window encodes:
- the LOC116771892 gene encoding leptin receptor gene-related protein — encoded protein: MLTGLVSLAFAGSIGMTFVILACALPQYKYWWPFFVVLFYVLCPIPTMIARRHTDSAGGTNSPCMETAIFITMGILVSSFALPIVLARTGAIMWGACYLTLAGNVIVYLTILGFFTIFDMDDSDYAMW